The following proteins come from a genomic window of Streptomyces sp. GS7:
- a CDS encoding sensor histidine kinase, translating to MERGRLRIYLGAAPGVGKTYAMLREGQRLRAQGADVVVGFVEPHGRRPTAQLAEGLETVPRHTLTHRGAAFTEMDLDAVLARGPQVALVDELAHSNVPGSRNAKRWQDVEELLDAGVDVVSTLNVQHLESLNDVVEQITGTVQRETLPDEVARRADQLELVDLPPEVVRRRMVHGEIYPADRIEAALTHYFRVGNLTALRELALLWLADRVEEGLQHYRTEHGIAAPWETRERILVGLTGGPEGATVIRRAARITARTPGSELLALHVAPGDGLAGAAPAGLRDQRTLVESLGGSYHQTTGDDIAAALLQFAEAENVTQIVLGASRRGRLSAALRAGVGRRTIRGSGPIDVHIVTHEQAVGAPSPRLPHPSRGTGPLRFWSALAGAAVLLPLLTLALTALRGTLVLGADLVIYLLAIVAVALIGGLLPALLAALAAGLLSDYFFTAPVHSFGIERTEEIVALAAFVTVAALVGTAAGTAARRTHQALRATTEARALTRLATAMMHGQDLPTLLEQVRENFGLAAVSLLERDRPRERAAGPRWYVVASAGERPPERPYEADVTSPIDDDLTLTGRGRSLSADDQRVLTACAAQLGMAHVHGRLARHAATTDTLAAAERTRATLLVTAGRDLRGPLHGAERTLRRLRDLLAPPPQTPDGNTVTPAAAHPETRQLLNTALASVRRAAQLVTDLDDLSRLHAGALDLYLRPVDLNDVLAAALDDLGPGGHDITLHLPEELPDVIADAAVLTRVLTTLTADALRHSPPGAPPTLTARTLPHHLAVRIADGAGPGTDTPPRLRADGLPLRLARDLTEAMAGTLKPSVAGPAFSVTVTFPTSARRSGGADRRAPGDPP from the coding sequence ATGGAGCGCGGACGGTTGCGGATCTACCTCGGGGCCGCCCCCGGGGTCGGCAAGACCTACGCCATGCTCAGAGAGGGCCAGCGGCTGCGCGCCCAGGGCGCGGACGTGGTCGTCGGATTCGTCGAACCGCACGGCCGGCGGCCCACCGCGCAGCTGGCCGAGGGCCTGGAGACCGTCCCACGGCACACCCTGACCCACCGGGGAGCGGCCTTCACCGAGATGGACCTCGACGCCGTACTGGCCCGCGGGCCCCAGGTCGCGCTGGTCGACGAGCTGGCGCACAGCAACGTGCCCGGGTCCCGCAACGCCAAGCGCTGGCAGGACGTCGAAGAGCTCCTCGACGCCGGTGTCGACGTGGTCAGCACCCTCAACGTCCAGCACCTGGAATCCCTCAACGACGTCGTCGAGCAGATCACCGGCACCGTGCAGCGCGAGACCCTGCCCGACGAGGTGGCCCGGCGTGCCGACCAGCTCGAACTGGTCGACCTGCCGCCAGAAGTGGTGCGCCGCCGCATGGTGCACGGCGAGATCTACCCCGCGGACCGGATCGAGGCCGCCCTCACCCACTACTTCCGGGTCGGTAACCTCACCGCGCTACGGGAACTCGCGCTGCTGTGGCTGGCCGACCGGGTGGAGGAGGGGCTCCAGCACTACCGCACCGAGCACGGCATCGCCGCCCCCTGGGAGACCCGGGAGCGGATCCTGGTCGGACTGACCGGCGGCCCGGAAGGCGCCACCGTCATCCGCCGCGCCGCCCGGATCACCGCCCGTACGCCCGGCAGCGAGCTGCTGGCCCTGCACGTGGCCCCCGGCGACGGCCTGGCCGGCGCCGCACCGGCCGGGCTGCGGGACCAGCGCACCCTGGTGGAGTCGCTCGGCGGCAGCTACCACCAGACGACCGGCGACGACATCGCCGCGGCCCTGCTCCAGTTCGCCGAGGCCGAGAACGTCACCCAGATCGTCCTGGGCGCCAGCCGCCGCGGACGGCTCTCCGCCGCCCTGCGCGCGGGCGTAGGGCGCCGTACGATCCGCGGCTCCGGCCCCATCGACGTCCATATCGTCACCCACGAACAGGCGGTCGGCGCCCCGTCTCCGCGGCTGCCGCACCCGAGCCGCGGCACCGGCCCGCTGCGCTTCTGGTCGGCGCTGGCCGGCGCCGCCGTACTGCTCCCCCTCCTCACCCTCGCCCTGACCGCGCTGCGCGGCACCCTTGTCCTGGGCGCGGACCTGGTGATCTACCTCCTGGCGATCGTGGCGGTCGCGCTCATCGGCGGACTGCTGCCCGCCCTGCTGGCCGCCCTGGCGGCGGGGCTGCTGTCCGACTACTTCTTCACCGCCCCCGTGCACTCCTTCGGCATCGAACGCACCGAGGAGATCGTCGCGCTGGCCGCCTTCGTCACCGTCGCCGCGCTCGTCGGCACGGCCGCGGGGACGGCGGCCCGGCGCACCCACCAGGCGCTGCGCGCCACCACCGAGGCGCGCGCCCTGACCCGGCTGGCGACCGCCATGATGCACGGCCAGGACCTGCCCACCCTCCTCGAACAGGTACGGGAGAACTTCGGCCTGGCCGCGGTCAGTCTCCTGGAGCGCGACCGGCCCCGGGAACGCGCCGCCGGCCCCCGCTGGTACGTCGTCGCCAGCGCCGGTGAACGCCCCCCGGAGCGCCCCTACGAGGCGGACGTCACCAGCCCCATCGACGACGACCTCACCCTCACCGGCCGGGGCCGCTCGCTGAGCGCCGACGACCAGCGCGTCCTCACCGCCTGCGCCGCCCAACTGGGCATGGCGCACGTGCACGGCCGGCTGGCCCGCCACGCCGCGACCACGGACACCCTGGCCGCCGCCGAACGCACCCGCGCCACTCTGCTCGTCACCGCCGGCCGCGATCTCCGCGGCCCGCTGCACGGCGCCGAACGGACCCTTCGCCGGCTGCGCGACCTCCTGGCCCCGCCCCCGCAGACACCGGACGGCAACACCGTCACCCCGGCCGCCGCCCACCCGGAGACCCGCCAACTCCTCAACACCGCGCTGGCGTCGGTGCGCCGCGCCGCCCAACTCGTCACCGACCTGGACGATCTGAGCCGACTGCACGCCGGCGCCCTCGACCTGTACCTCCGCCCCGTCGACCTCAACGACGTACTGGCCGCCGCCCTGGACGACCTGGGACCCGGCGGGCACGACATCACCCTCCACCTCCCGGAGGAGCTGCCGGACGTCATCGCCGACGCCGCGGTCCTCACCCGCGTCCTGACCACCCTCACCGCCGACGCGCTCCGCCACAGCCCGCCGGGAGCACCCCCCACGCTGACCGCCCGCACCCTCCCCCACCACCTGGCCGTCCGCATCGCCGACGGCGCCGGCCCCGGCACCGACACCCCACCGCGGCTCCGCGCCGACGGACTCCCGCTGCGACTGGCCCGCGACCTGACCGAAGCCATGGCGGGCACGCTGAAGCCGTCGGTGGCCGGTCCCGCGTTCTCCGTCACCGTCACGTTCCCGACGTCGGCACGGCGCTCCGGCGGAGCGGATCGGCGCGCGCCGGGTGATCCGCCCTGA
- the kdpF gene encoding K(+)-transporting ATPase subunit F — MTIENIVGLIVAGGLIVYLVLCLIFPDKF, encoded by the coding sequence GTGACCATCGAGAACATCGTCGGCCTGATCGTCGCCGGGGGACTGATCGTCTACCTCGTGCTCTGCCTGATCTTCCCCGACAAGTTCTGA
- the kdpA gene encoding potassium-transporting ATPase subunit KdpA codes for MNDALAGWLQISALAVALTLSFRPLGDHMAHVLTSPRHRRAERLIYRAGGVDGNADQPWPAYLRSVLAFSAVSVLFLYAFQRVQDRLPLALGMKAVGPALSFDTAASFVTNTNWQAYSGESTMGHLVQMAGLAVQNFVSAAVGIAVAATLIRGFVRTRTERVGNFWVDLTRIVLRVLLPISLVAAVVLVAAGVVQNLHGTQSIGTLAGGHQSLTGGPVASQEAIKELGTNGGGFYNANSAHPFENPTPFTNWLEIYLLLVIAVALPRTFGTMVGDRRQGYAIVAVMALIWASSVALTTANELHSLSSSAGHAAGGMMEGKEQRFGLWGSALFAVSTTLTSCGAVNSSHDSYTPGGGGMTLFNMMLGEIAPGGTGSGLYGILILAVVAVFVAGLMVGRTPEYLGKKLGAREMKFASLYILTTPSVVLVGAGLAMALPGERAAMLNHGAHGFSEVLYAFASAANNNGSAFAGLTAGTAWYNTGLGLVMLVARFVPMVFVLALAGSLARQQPVPVTAGTLPTHRPQFVGLLTGVILIVVGLTYFPALALGPLAEGLR; via the coding sequence ATGAACGACGCACTCGCCGGCTGGCTCCAGATCAGCGCCCTGGCGGTCGCGCTCACCCTCTCGTTCCGGCCGCTGGGCGACCACATGGCCCACGTCCTCACCTCGCCCCGCCACCGGCGGGCGGAGCGCCTGATCTACCGGGCGGGCGGCGTGGACGGGAACGCCGACCAGCCGTGGCCGGCGTATCTGCGCAGTGTGCTCGCGTTCTCGGCGGTCTCGGTGCTGTTCCTGTACGCGTTCCAGCGGGTGCAGGACCGTCTGCCGCTCGCCCTGGGGATGAAGGCGGTCGGCCCCGCACTGTCCTTCGACACCGCCGCGTCCTTCGTCACCAACACCAACTGGCAGGCGTACTCCGGCGAGTCGACGATGGGGCACCTGGTCCAGATGGCCGGGCTGGCCGTGCAGAACTTCGTCTCGGCGGCCGTGGGCATCGCCGTCGCCGCGACCCTGATCCGCGGCTTCGTCCGGACGCGGACCGAGCGGGTCGGCAACTTCTGGGTGGACCTGACCCGGATCGTGCTGCGGGTGCTGCTGCCGATCTCGCTGGTCGCGGCGGTCGTGCTGGTCGCCGCGGGAGTGGTGCAGAACCTCCACGGCACCCAGTCGATCGGCACCCTCGCCGGCGGGCATCAGTCCCTCACCGGCGGCCCGGTCGCCTCCCAGGAGGCCATCAAGGAGCTGGGCACCAACGGCGGCGGCTTCTACAACGCCAACTCCGCCCACCCCTTCGAGAACCCCACCCCGTTCACCAACTGGCTGGAGATCTACCTCCTGCTGGTCATCGCCGTCGCGCTGCCGCGCACCTTCGGAACGATGGTGGGCGACCGCCGCCAGGGGTATGCGATCGTCGCCGTGATGGCGCTGATCTGGGCCTCCTCGGTCGCCCTCACCACCGCCAACGAGCTGCACAGCCTGAGCAGTTCGGCCGGGCACGCGGCCGGCGGCATGATGGAGGGCAAGGAGCAGCGGTTCGGCCTGTGGGGCTCGGCGCTGTTCGCGGTGTCCACCACGCTCACCTCCTGCGGCGCGGTCAACTCCTCCCACGACTCGTACACCCCGGGCGGCGGCGGGATGACCCTGTTCAACATGATGCTGGGCGAGATCGCGCCCGGCGGCACGGGCTCGGGGCTCTACGGCATCCTGATCCTGGCCGTGGTCGCGGTCTTCGTCGCCGGGCTGATGGTCGGGCGCACGCCGGAATACCTGGGCAAGAAGCTCGGCGCACGCGAGATGAAGTTCGCCTCGCTGTACATCCTCACCACCCCGTCGGTGGTGCTGGTCGGCGCGGGTCTCGCGATGGCGCTGCCGGGGGAGCGGGCGGCGATGCTCAACCACGGCGCGCACGGCTTCTCCGAGGTGCTGTACGCCTTCGCGTCGGCCGCCAACAACAACGGCTCGGCCTTCGCCGGCCTGACCGCCGGCACCGCCTGGTACAACACCGGCCTCGGCCTCGTCATGCTCGTCGCCCGCTTCGTGCCCATGGTGTTCGTCCTCGCGCTGGCCGGATCGCTGGCCCGGCAGCAGCCCGTGCCGGTCACCGCGGGCACCCTGCCCACCCACCGGCCGCAGTTCGTCGGGCTGCTGACGGGAGTGATCCTGATCGTCGTCGGCCTCACGTACTTCCCCGCGCTCGCGCTGGGCCCGCTGGCCGAAGGACTGCGCTGA
- the kdpB gene encoding potassium-transporting ATPase subunit KdpB, whose product MPTTAVPPGEATDPLAPNVHRISAGLMDPRRLLTSFPAALRKLDPRVMVGNPVMFVVEVGAVLTTLSALKDPSVFAWVITVWLWLTAVFANLSEAVAEGRGKAQAETLRRTRTDTVAHRLPADRWQAAREAVTEEVPAGELRLGDLVAVEAGQTIPGDGDVVEGVASVDESAITGESAPVIRESGGDRSAVTGGTKVLSDRIVVRITSKPGETFIDRMIALVEGAARQKTPNEIALNILLASLTVIFLIAVVTLQPFAVFAGAEQSIVILVALVVALIPTTIGALLSAIGIAGMDRLVQRNVLAMSGRAVEAAGDVNTLLLDKTGTITLGNRQAVEFVPVSGVDPEELADAAQLASLADETPEGRSIVVLAKERHALRGRSEGELPHAEFVPFTAQTRMSGVDLSGDGPHDGTRSLRKGAATAVMRWVRDAGGHPTEEVGPIVDGISASGGTPLVVGEVVRRGGADGAADARILGVIRLKDVVKHGMRERFDELRRMGIRTVMITGDNPLTAKAIAQEAGVDDFLAEAAPEDKMALIRREQAGGNLVAMTGDGTNDAPALAQADVGVAMNTGTSAAKEAGNMVDLDSNPTKLIEIVQIGKQLLITRGALTTFSIANDVAKYFAIIPAMFAGAYPGLRRLNVMGLHSPTSAISAAIVFNGLIIVALIPLALRGVRYRPSSAAVLLGRNIWRYGLGGLVLPFLGIKVIDLLIQFVPGLH is encoded by the coding sequence ATGCCCACGACCGCGGTCCCGCCCGGGGAGGCCACGGACCCGCTCGCACCCAACGTCCACCGGATCTCCGCCGGGCTGATGGACCCCCGGCGGTTGCTCACCTCCTTCCCCGCCGCGCTGCGCAAGCTGGATCCCCGGGTGATGGTCGGGAACCCGGTGATGTTCGTCGTGGAGGTCGGCGCGGTGCTGACCACCCTGTCGGCGCTCAAGGACCCGAGCGTCTTCGCCTGGGTGATCACCGTCTGGCTGTGGTTGACCGCGGTGTTCGCCAACCTGTCCGAGGCGGTCGCCGAGGGGCGCGGCAAGGCCCAGGCGGAGACGCTGCGCCGCACCAGGACCGACACGGTCGCCCACCGGCTCCCCGCGGACCGGTGGCAGGCGGCCCGGGAGGCCGTGACGGAGGAGGTGCCGGCCGGCGAACTGCGGCTGGGCGACCTCGTGGCCGTCGAGGCGGGCCAGACCATCCCGGGCGACGGCGATGTGGTCGAGGGCGTCGCCAGCGTCGACGAATCGGCGATCACCGGTGAGTCGGCGCCGGTCATCCGCGAGTCCGGCGGCGACCGCTCGGCCGTGACCGGCGGTACGAAGGTGCTCTCCGACCGCATCGTGGTCCGCATCACCTCCAAGCCCGGCGAGACCTTCATCGACCGGATGATCGCGCTGGTGGAGGGTGCCGCCCGGCAGAAGACGCCGAACGAGATCGCGCTCAACATCCTCCTCGCCTCACTGACCGTCATCTTCCTGATCGCCGTGGTCACCCTCCAGCCGTTCGCCGTCTTCGCGGGCGCCGAGCAGAGCATCGTCATCCTGGTCGCGCTGGTCGTCGCGCTGATCCCGACCACCATCGGCGCGCTGCTGTCCGCCATCGGCATCGCGGGCATGGACCGCCTGGTGCAGCGCAACGTCCTGGCGATGTCGGGGCGCGCGGTCGAGGCCGCGGGCGACGTCAACACCCTGCTGCTGGACAAGACGGGCACCATCACCCTCGGCAACCGGCAGGCCGTCGAGTTCGTACCCGTCAGCGGCGTGGACCCCGAAGAACTCGCGGACGCCGCCCAGTTGGCCTCGCTCGCCGACGAGACCCCCGAGGGCCGCTCGATCGTCGTCCTCGCCAAGGAACGCCATGCGCTGCGCGGACGCAGCGAAGGAGAGCTGCCGCACGCCGAGTTCGTCCCGTTCACCGCGCAGACGCGGATGTCCGGCGTCGACCTGAGCGGGGACGGCCCCCACGACGGCACCCGGTCGCTCCGGAAGGGGGCGGCGACCGCCGTGATGCGCTGGGTGCGCGATGCCGGAGGACACCCCACCGAGGAGGTCGGCCCGATCGTCGACGGGATCTCCGCGAGCGGCGGTACGCCGCTGGTCGTCGGTGAGGTCGTCCGGCGCGGCGGCGCCGACGGCGCCGCCGATGCCCGGATCCTCGGCGTCATCCGCCTCAAGGACGTGGTCAAGCACGGGATGCGGGAGCGGTTCGACGAGCTGCGACGGATGGGCATCAGGACCGTCATGATCACCGGGGACAACCCGCTGACGGCCAAGGCCATCGCGCAGGAGGCGGGCGTCGACGACTTCCTCGCGGAGGCCGCTCCCGAGGACAAGATGGCGCTCATCAGGCGCGAGCAGGCCGGCGGCAATCTGGTCGCGATGACCGGCGACGGTACGAACGACGCGCCCGCGCTGGCCCAGGCGGACGTCGGCGTCGCCATGAACACCGGTACCTCGGCCGCCAAGGAGGCCGGGAACATGGTCGACCTCGACTCCAACCCCACCAAGCTCATCGAGATCGTCCAGATCGGCAAGCAACTCCTCATCACCCGCGGCGCGTTGACGACCTTCTCGATCGCCAACGACGTCGCCAAGTACTTCGCGATCATCCCGGCGATGTTCGCCGGCGCCTACCCCGGCCTGCGCCGCCTCAACGTCATGGGCCTGCACAGCCCGACCTCGGCGATCTCCGCGGCGATCGTCTTCAACGGCCTGATCATCGTCGCGCTGATCCCGCTGGCGCTGCGCGGCGTCCGCTACCGGCCGTCGTCCGCCGCCGTCCTGCTCGGCCGCAACATCTGGCGGTACGGGCTCGGCGGACTCGTCCTGCCGTTCCTCGGCATCAAAGTCATCGACCTGCTGATCCAGTTCGTCCCCGGACTCCACTGA
- the kdpC gene encoding potassium-transporting ATPase subunit KdpC produces the protein MFGPLARLARHHLVALRMLLLFTALTGVVYPLVVTGFAQAVFPGRANGSLIEEHGRPVASSRIGQNFTVPAARGHRGPAAPDPGWFQPRPSAAGPAGYDPTASGASNLGPNSPELVRTVRLRRLAVAAFDRVPPGRVPPDAVTASASGLDPDISSGYAYEQVPRVAAARGLAPAAVRRLVARHAHGRTLGFLGSPGVNVVELNHALGHRSAVLR, from the coding sequence ATGTTCGGCCCCCTGGCCCGTCTGGCCCGCCACCACCTCGTGGCGCTGCGCATGCTGCTGCTGTTCACCGCGCTCACCGGCGTCGTCTATCCGCTGGTCGTGACCGGTTTCGCCCAGGCCGTGTTCCCGGGCCGGGCCAACGGGTCGCTGATCGAGGAGCACGGGCGGCCGGTCGCCTCGTCACGCATCGGCCAGAACTTCACCGTGCCGGCGGCGCGGGGCCACCGGGGCCCGGCCGCCCCCGACCCCGGGTGGTTCCAGCCCCGCCCGTCCGCCGCCGGGCCCGCCGGCTACGACCCGACCGCCTCGGGCGCCTCCAACCTCGGCCCCAACAGCCCCGAACTGGTCCGCACCGTACGGCTGCGCCGGCTCGCCGTGGCCGCCTTCGACCGGGTTCCGCCCGGCCGCGTGCCCCCCGACGCGGTGACCGCCTCCGCCTCCGGCCTGGACCCGGACATCTCGTCCGGGTACGCCTACGAGCAGGTGCCCCGGGTCGCGGCGGCCCGCGGGCTGGCCCCGGCGGCCGTCCGCCGGCTCGTCGCCCGCCACGCCCACGGCCGCACCCTCGGCTTCCTGGGCAGCCCCGGCGTCAACGTCGTCGAGCTCAACCACGCGCTCGGCCACCGATCCGCCGTGCTGCGGTGA
- a CDS encoding APC family permease — MTTTSSTRDAHERDRLTVPQGLAALSLDALASVAYGPEAIVVVLAAAGSQGLGFTLPVTVAIVILLVALTLSYRQVIAAFPNGGGAYAVAGRHLGRRVSLVAAASLIIDYVLNVAVSVSAGVAALTSAFPSLYADRVVLCVIVLVLITAVNLYGVAESAKVMIVPTVVFIAAIFTVVAVGLLRTHPAVPPTHPSAAAASGVGTLLLLRAFASGCSALTGVEAIANAVPNFRTPRVRRAQRTEVALGSLLGLMLLGLSVLIGRFHVAPNPTKTVLAQLTDAALGHNAAFYVVQFATMLLLALAANTSFGGMPVLTSLLARHHNLPHVFALRADRQVYRHGVLVLAAFALVLLIGAEGNPQALVPFFAIGVFIGFTISQLGMVRHWYVERGTGWQGRALLNGAGALLTAAATVLELVAKFNEGGWLVFLAVAVLVALFESVHHAYMRIGEALRLGEVPGPPQERRSLVIVPVGAVNRLTQEAIGAALSLGDEVRAVTVVHPDNEDESTADRMREEWSAWHPQVPLTVLSSRARSLTRPIVDYLHAVGAEEAAASSAEAHERLVVLIPELHLPHPWQRLLQNQRGAVLDRAIRRYTDVVICRLRFRIEIPD; from the coding sequence ATGACCACCACGAGCAGTACCCGGGACGCACACGAACGCGACCGGCTGACGGTCCCTCAGGGGCTGGCCGCACTCTCCCTCGACGCCCTCGCCTCCGTGGCGTACGGGCCCGAGGCGATCGTGGTGGTGCTGGCCGCGGCGGGCAGCCAGGGGCTCGGCTTCACCCTGCCGGTCACGGTGGCGATCGTGATCCTGCTCGTCGCGCTGACGCTCTCCTACCGGCAGGTCATCGCCGCGTTCCCGAACGGCGGCGGCGCCTACGCCGTCGCCGGCCGGCACCTCGGCCGCCGGGTCAGCCTGGTCGCCGCCGCCTCCCTGATCATCGACTACGTACTGAACGTCGCGGTGTCGGTCTCCGCCGGGGTCGCCGCGCTCACCTCCGCGTTCCCGTCCCTCTACGCGGACCGGGTGGTGCTGTGCGTCATCGTCCTGGTCCTGATCACGGCCGTGAACCTGTACGGAGTCGCGGAGTCGGCGAAGGTCATGATCGTGCCGACCGTGGTCTTCATCGCGGCGATCTTCACCGTCGTCGCGGTCGGACTGCTGCGGACGCACCCCGCGGTCCCACCGACCCACCCGTCCGCCGCCGCGGCCTCCGGCGTCGGCACCCTCCTGCTGCTGAGGGCGTTCGCCTCCGGCTGCTCCGCCCTCACCGGCGTCGAGGCCATCGCGAACGCGGTCCCCAACTTCCGCACCCCGCGCGTCCGCCGCGCCCAGCGCACCGAGGTCGCGCTCGGCAGCCTGCTCGGCCTGATGCTCCTCGGCCTCTCGGTGCTGATCGGCCGCTTCCACGTCGCCCCCAACCCCACCAAGACCGTCCTCGCCCAGCTCACCGACGCCGCACTGGGCCACAACGCCGCCTTCTACGTCGTCCAGTTCGCCACCATGCTGCTGCTCGCGCTCGCCGCGAACACCTCCTTCGGCGGTATGCCCGTACTGACCTCGCTCCTGGCCCGGCACCACAACCTGCCGCACGTCTTCGCGCTGCGCGCCGACCGCCAGGTCTACCGGCACGGCGTCCTGGTCCTCGCCGCCTTCGCGCTGGTGCTGCTCATCGGGGCCGAGGGCAACCCCCAGGCGCTGGTGCCGTTCTTCGCCATCGGCGTCTTCATCGGCTTCACCATCTCCCAGCTCGGCATGGTCCGGCACTGGTACGTCGAGCGCGGCACCGGCTGGCAGGGGCGGGCGCTGCTCAACGGGGCCGGTGCCCTGCTGACCGCGGCCGCCACCGTCCTCGAACTCGTGGCCAAGTTCAACGAGGGTGGCTGGCTGGTCTTCCTCGCGGTGGCCGTACTGGTCGCGCTCTTCGAGTCCGTCCACCACGCCTACATGCGCATCGGCGAGGCACTGCGCCTGGGCGAGGTGCCGGGGCCGCCGCAGGAGCGCCGCTCGCTGGTGATCGTGCCCGTGGGGGCGGTCAACCGGCTCACGCAGGAGGCGATCGGCGCCGCGCTGTCCCTGGGGGACGAGGTCCGCGCGGTGACCGTCGTGCACCCCGACAACGAGGACGAGAGCACCGCCGACCGGATGCGCGAGGAGTGGAGCGCCTGGCATCCGCAGGTCCCGCTGACCGTCCTGAGCAGCCGTGCCCGCTCCCTGACCCGGCCGATCGTCGACTACCTGCACGCGGTCGGCGCCGAGGAAGCCGCCGCCTCGTCCGCCGAGGCCCATGAACGCCTGGTCGTGCTCATCCCGGAACTGCACCTTCCGCATCCCTGGCAGCGCCTCCTCCAGAACCAGCGCGGCGCGGTGCTCGACCGGGCGATCCGTCGGTACACGGATGTGGTGATCTGCCGGCTGCGGTTCCGTATCGAGATTCCGGACTGA
- a CDS encoding SDR family oxidoreductase, with product MTGRRVVIVTGGGTGIGAATARQLRTETADRRTARFAQEAQPACGVDAAYAEASRLNPAGRPAEPEQIAEAISRLLSPAASSVNGAALTVDGGVTAFDPGVAAVDFRREPREAGGS from the coding sequence ATGACCGGCCGGCGAGTTGTCATCGTGACGGGCGGGGGAACGGGTATCGGCGCGGCCACCGCACGGCAGCTGCGGACGGAGACGGCCGACCGGCGGACGGCGCGGTTCGCGCAGGAGGCACAACCGGCCTGCGGGGTCGATGCGGCCTACGCGGAGGCGAGCCGGCTCAACCCCGCCGGGCGGCCCGCCGAGCCCGAGCAGATCGCCGAGGCGATCAGCCGGCTGCTCTCGCCCGCCGCGTCCTCTGTGAACGGAGCGGCGCTGACGGTTGATGGCGGCGTGACGGCGTTCGATCCTGGAGTCGCTGCAGTGGACTTCCGCAGGGAGCCGCGCGAGGCGGGCGGCAGCTGA
- a CDS encoding NAD(P)/FAD-dependent oxidoreductase: protein MKSVTVIGASLAGLHTARALRSQGYDGRLTIVGDERHRPYDRPPLSKGFLTGTTGQDQLALADAEETAELDAEWLLGTRATRLDTGSRTVHLDTGRTLTTDGVVLATGATPRRLPGPGSPPSGTHTLRTLEDARALRRDLTLGGSARIAVIGGGFLGAEVASSCAALGHDVTVIEAAALPLVPQLGRGMAELCSRLPADHGVTLLTGTGVARLHGAGAGADNRVTAVELTDGRLLPADVVVVGIGVRPATDWLADSGLPLGDGVRCDAGCVTPIPAVVAVGDVANVDGTRAEHWTSATEQAATAARNLLAGHTAAAHRALPYFWSDQYGVRIQFAGRRLPGDTPRILEGSPDDRSFLAGYQRAGRTTAVLALNRPRPFLRLRRELARAAQPATA from the coding sequence ATGAAGTCGGTCACCGTCATCGGGGCCTCACTGGCCGGACTCCACACCGCCCGCGCCCTGCGCTCCCAGGGGTACGACGGCCGCCTGACGATCGTCGGGGACGAGCGCCACCGCCCCTACGACCGCCCGCCGCTCTCCAAGGGCTTCCTCACCGGGACCACCGGCCAGGACCAACTCGCCCTGGCCGACGCCGAGGAGACCGCCGAGCTGGACGCGGAATGGCTGCTGGGCACCCGCGCCACCCGGCTCGACACCGGCAGCCGCACCGTCCACCTCGACACCGGACGCACCCTCACCACCGACGGCGTGGTGCTCGCCACCGGCGCCACCCCCCGCCGGCTCCCCGGCCCCGGCTCGCCCCCGTCCGGAACCCACACTCTGCGCACCCTCGAAGACGCCCGGGCCCTGCGCCGCGACCTCACCCTCGGGGGCTCCGCCCGGATCGCCGTCATCGGCGGCGGATTCCTCGGCGCCGAGGTCGCCTCGTCCTGCGCCGCCCTCGGCCACGACGTCACCGTCATCGAGGCCGCCGCACTCCCCCTCGTCCCCCAACTGGGCCGCGGCATGGCCGAGTTGTGCTCCCGACTGCCCGCCGACCACGGCGTCACGCTGCTCACCGGCACCGGCGTCGCACGGCTGCACGGCGCCGGCGCCGGCGCCGACAACCGGGTCACCGCCGTGGAACTGACCGACGGCCGCCTGCTGCCGGCCGATGTGGTCGTCGTCGGCATCGGCGTCCGCCCCGCCACCGACTGGCTGGCGGACTCCGGGCTCCCCCTCGGCGACGGCGTACGCTGCGACGCCGGCTGCGTCACGCCGATCCCCGCCGTCGTCGCCGTCGGCGATGTCGCCAACGTCGACGGCACCCGCGCCGAACACTGGACCAGCGCCACCGAACAGGCCGCCACCGCCGCCCGCAACCTCCTCGCGGGCCACACCGCCGCCGCCCACCGCGCCCTGCCCTACTTCTGGTCGGACCAGTACGGCGTCCGCATCCAGTTCGCCGGCCGCCGGCTGCCCGGCGACACCCCGCGCATCCTCGAAGGCTCCCCGGACGACCGCAGCTTCCTCGCCGGCTACCAGCGTGCCGGCCGCACCACCGCCGTGCTCGCCCTCAACCGCCCCCGCCCCTTCCTGCGCCTGCGCCGCGAACTCGCCCGCGCCGCGCAGCCCGCGACGGCCTGA
- a CDS encoding bifunctional 3-phenylpropionate/cinnamic acid dioxygenase ferredoxin subunit: MIPVCHLDDLPVGESVRIDTAPPIAVFNADGELYAIDDTCTHQDASLADGWVEGCLVECPLHAASFDLRTGAPTCLPARRAVRTYPVTVENGTVYVHHTVGEGTAA; the protein is encoded by the coding sequence GTGATTCCCGTCTGCCACCTCGATGACCTGCCCGTAGGCGAGTCCGTACGCATCGACACCGCACCTCCGATCGCCGTCTTCAACGCCGACGGAGAGCTGTACGCCATCGACGACACCTGCACCCACCAGGACGCCTCACTCGCCGACGGCTGGGTGGAGGGGTGTCTGGTCGAATGCCCGCTCCACGCCGCTTCATTCGATCTCCGCACCGGAGCGCCCACGTGCCTCCCCGCCCGCCGGGCCGTCCGCACCTATCCGGTGACCGTCGAGAACGGGACGGTCTACGTCCACCACACCGTCGGGGAGGGCACCGCCGCATGA